One Leptospira terpstrae serovar Hualin str. LT 11-33 = ATCC 700639 genomic window, AAAATATTCATATCTTTTTGAGTTAAATTGTTTTCTTGCATAAGAAACTTTAAGACTTCGACAGGTTCAGAATTTGGCTGAATAAAATGATCATTTTCATATTCTTCAATTAAATTACCAATAGTTTCAAGGAGAGGAGCTAATTGGTGTTTTTCATCATTTCCCACTTCATCGATGAGTTCATCAAGAATCTTAACTAATTTTTTATATTGTCTATCAGTGTGAGGAACAGAGAGAATATCTTTAACATCATGCCAAACATTCTTAACTTTTTCAATTTCTAGAATCATAGATTTTCCCTTTTCCATTTACCTTTGTCATATTCAGAATGAGTTAAAATGTTCCTTACAAAAACCTTTTGCCTATTGAAATGAATTGCCGCTATCAAACGAAAGTGATTTCCA contains:
- a CDS encoding helix-turn-helix domain-containing protein; protein product: MILEIEKVKNVWHDVKDILSVPHTDRQYKKLVKILDELIDEVGNDEKHQLAPLLETIGNLIEEYENDHFIQPNSEPVEVLKFLMQENNLTQKDMNILGSQGVVSEILNGKRELNVRQIKALAGKFKVSPSVFL